A portion of the Toxotes jaculatrix isolate fToxJac2 chromosome 16, fToxJac2.pri, whole genome shotgun sequence genome contains these proteins:
- the LOC121195360 gene encoding putative nuclease HARBI1 produces the protein MACPFLEDPIDEEARLIRRELRLRRARIFRPRLDTFSYPPDFLFERYHFSLQSLQYIHNLIRPLITHITHRGRALTTEQILCIALRFLYNIGDAEHISKATVCRAIRKVCLALKRFLSVFVVFPGHKPVRAIKEEFHGIAGFPNVIGCIDGTHIPITAPSENEGDYVNRKSFYSINVKIICDAAHIITNVEAKWPGSVHDSRIYRESTISNRLERGEMHGFLLGDRGYPCQRNLITPYPDPQPGAQQHFNVAHCRTRARVEMTIGLLKARFQCLRHLRVTPERACDIIVACVILHNIATIRGEQHPALQIEDPEEDPIQLPENQDGRAIRDLICNNHFPC, from the exons ATGGCATGTCCCTTTCTGGAAGACCCGATTGATGAAGAAGCAAGACTGATTCGCAGAGAACTGCGATTGCGTCGGGCGAGGATTTTCCGTCCACGTTTGGATACGTTTTCATATCCTCCCGACTTTTTATTTGAACGTTATCATTTTTCGTTACAGTCACTGCAATACATTCACAACCTCATCCGCCCTCTCATCACTCACATCACCCACCGTGGACGTGCACTCACCACTGAACAAATACTTTGCATTGCTCTACGTTTTCTTTATAATATCGGCGATGCAGAACACATAAGCAAAGCAACCGTTTGCAGGGCTATAAGAAAGGTGTGCCTCGCTCTGAAGCggtttttatcagtttttgttgtttttcccggACACAAACCTGTGAGAGCCATCAAAGAAGAGTTCCATGGGATTGCag GATTTCCCaatgtgattggctgcattGATGGCACCCACATTCCTATCACTGCTCcttcagaaaatgaaggagattATGTGAATAGGAAGTCCTTCTATAGCATCAA tgtcaagatcatttgtgatgcagcacacattatcacaaaTGTGGAAGCCAAGTGGCCCGGGTCTGTGCATGACTCCCGCATATATAGAGAGTCTACAATAAGCAATAGACTGGAACGTG GAGAGATGCATGGCTTCCTTCTGGGTGACAGGGGTTACCCCTGCCAACGAAATCTTATAACCCCTTACCCAGACCCTCAACCAGGAGCCCAGCAGCACTTCAATGTGGCACACTGCAGGACGAGAGCCAGGGTAGAGATGACTATAGGCCTGTTGAAAGCCCGTTTCCAGTGCTTACGTCATCTCAGAGTAACCCCTGAGAGAGCCTGTGACATAATTGTGGCATGTGTTATTCTCCATAATATTGCAACTATTAGAGGAGAGCAACACCCTGCCCTACAAATAGAAGACCCTGAGGAGGACCCCATCCAGCTCCCAGAAAATCAGGATGGAAGGGCAATCAGAGATCTGATCTGCAACAACCATTTTCCATGTTAA